The Phormidium yuhuli AB48 DNA window GTTCATCAAACACCACCATCACCCCAACGCGCAACTCCTGGCCCCGTTCACTGGCGACAATCTTCAAATCCAGAGACTTTCGCCGTTGAGAGGTTCCCGATGGCCGCTGTTCAACGCTACGAATCTCCACCCCATCCAGGGTGGTTCCCACTAAACTCTCAAAGCCTACCCCCAAGGCTTCCATCACCAGGGTTTCCGTCATCTGTTCGCTTCCCTGAACCTGAGTCAGACTGCGTTCAAAGGCCTGAGTCACCCGTTCGAGGGGGTCATTTTCCACGGGGCGGAAGTTTTCGGCACACCATTCAATGGCATCATGAAGATCCGACCCTTCCCGGGCCAGGGCCTTAAGTTGCGAGTCATCAAAGGGATAGAGAGGGGAGGGAGGAACCAACTGGCGATCGCGGTAAAACTGACGCAACCAAGCCCGAATCACCGCCCGAACCACCGTTTCATCGGCTTCTGGGAGTTCCAGGGGATCGGCGCGATCGCTCAAATGGCGTGTCATCCGCCCTAACATCGGTTGCACAATCCGTTCCCAAGTTTCGGGGTCCATGACACTCAAGACCACCGTTCCATGGTGACAACGCAGGGCCCGCAAACTCTGAGATAAGCGTACCATCGCCCCCAAGGGAACGCGCATATCCCATTCTTCTTCCAAGGCGTCCTCGTCGGTTTCCTCGAATTCTTCCCCATCGAGGCGATCGAACGCCACCACTAACGGCTTCCAATCTCCCAACAGGTGCAAAATTTCCTCTAATAACTCAGCAGCGCGACTTTCCCGGCTTTCCCCCTGACGTTGGGGAAGGCCTAACTCATCGAGTTTCCAGGCGGCCAGCGATCGCCCTCCCAGCCATTTACGGGCGAAGGGGGCCTGGGCCGGGGCCAACGTCCAGAGAATCGCCCGAACCACATCGGGGTCCCCAATATCCGGGCGCAGCTTAAAGAACCCCTCCGCCACGCGATCGACCCAATGGCGATTGCGATCCTGGGGTTGTCCTCGCAGCCGCCGAATCGCCATCTCAGGGGTTAATTCCTTAACTTGCGTATCCAGACTTTCCAGGGCCTGGGTAGCCAGGGCGCTGGCCAATTCCTGCCATTGCATGAACCCTGAGGGCCCCTTGCGGCTGAGGCTGTAGGCGATCGCATTCAGCAAGACCTGACGAATGGTGGTGCTATCTTGAAACTGCTGAACATCAATATAGATAAACGCCACCTGTCCCGTCAGTTGCAGTTTTTGCCGAACTTGGGCCAGAAAATGGGTTTTACCCGTTCCCATCTCGCCCAAAATGACGAGAGAACAGACTCGTTTTCCCCCCTCAAGTTCGTTCAACGCTGACTGAACCAAGGTCATGGCCTTGCGGTGAGGGGAGGGACAGTCAGGGAGATGTCCGCGCCACAGATCCGCCTCTTCTAGGGCCGCCAACCCGATGAAGGGGTTATGACGCTCGATGGCGCGGTTCAGGGCAGATAGGGTGGATCGATCCAAAGCTTCGGTCAAAACAGGTTAACAACTAGAACGTCGGGGTGAGTGGATATCGCGAGGCTTAGGGGGGATAGTCTCAGTCCAGGGGTTACGTCGGTTGATGTTGGGCGTAGAACTGTTTGCTGTCTTCACAGTAGCGCCAGGATACATGGTCTGGATCTTTGGACTGGGCCCAATCAGTGAAATCAGGTTTATGTTTGCGTTTGCCAATGGTACTCGAACTCACGTTCAGCCGTCGGGCCAGTTGGGCCTGAATTAAAGGTGAATGAAGTTGTGGGGCGTGGGAGGTCGAGTCAGCGGCCGGGTTGACCCTCTCTTGGGGGAACGTTAGTTCAACTGTAGCATTGAACTTTGCTGGATTTTCTTGAGGGGTTGCTGCGATGAATTGAGGGGAATGGAACGGCTGGGATTGCAGAGGAGGCTGAACCTCGGGGTTCCCTTGACTGTGAAGTTGGGGCGAGTCGATGGGGTTGGCCTCAACTTGGGGAGGCTGATCGGCTGTCGAGGACAGTTGGCGATCGCGTTGCCAGAGAAACACCCCCACCCCAGCGGCGATCGCCCCAAAGGCAACCACATTCACCGCTAGCAGCATCGTCATCAGGGTATCAAAGAAGGCGCGGAAGAAGGCAATTCCCCCTTGCAGCAGGGCGGGAATGGCGAATAACGCCACTAGAACCCCGACAACATAACGCCAATAGGCGATCGCGGAGAAATCAACGGAATTGCCATTGCGGGTCATCGGACGGTTGGGAGTGGACGGTTGTTACAAATTTTGCCACATTCTGGTTCCGGCGGCCGTCTTTTTTCCGGTTTTGGTGTCCAGCTAGAGGGTGGAATGCGGGCGAACCAGGACATCGGCGACTCGGGCCACGTCACTCATCGCCGGGAGATCGTGAACCCGGAGAATGTCCGCCCCAGAGGCGATGGCGGCGGTACAGGCGGCGGCAGTTCCCCAGAGGCGATCTTTGGGTTCCGGGCGATCGAGAATGCGGCCAATAAAACTTTTCCGGGAGACTCCTAGAAGCAGGGGATAGCCTAAGCTGTGGAATCGGGGTAACTGTCGCAACAGGTGCAGATTTTGTTCTTGAGTTTTGGCGAAGCCAATCCCCGGATCGAGAATTAACTGGTTTGGGGATACCCCACAGGCGATCGCCGCATGGATATGTTGTTGCAGTTTCTGGGCCACTTCGGCCACCACATCCTCATACTCGGTTAGGGATTGCATGGTTTTGGGGGTTCCCCGCATGTGCATGAGAATCGCCGGAACTTGGCGTTCCCCAATCAGGGGTAACATCTCCGGATCAGCGGTTCCGCCACTGACATCATTAATAATATCCGCCCCAGCATCTAAGGCCGCCGCCGCCACCCCAGCGCGATAGGTATCCACAGAAATGGGACAATTGGAGTGCGATCGCAGGGCTTCAATCAGGGGAACCACCCGTTGTATCTCCGTCTTCAGGGAGACTTCCTCGGCCCCTGGGCGTGTCGATTGGCCACCAATATCGAGAATATCCGCCCCCGAGGTTTCCAGATGTTGGGCTTGGTTGAGGGCGTTTTGCAGCGAGACGAACTCACCCCCATCACTGAAACTGTCAGGAGTGACATTGAGAACGCCCATAATATAGGTGCGATCGCCCCAAACGAACGGGCGATCGCGAATCGTCAACCTCGGATTACAATACCTCACCATTCCCCCTACCGTTTAAGCCTCCCCACGTTCAAAGATTTCATCAGCGGGTAAGTCAGCCGCTTTAGACGCCGCCACCGCCAGGCGATCGCAACATTCATTCTCCTTATTTCCCGCATGGCCTTTCACCCAGACAAACTCCACCTGATGGAACTCCGACAACCGCAACAACTCCTCCCACAAATCAGGATTCTTGGCCCGTTCCTTCTTATTACGCCACCAACCCTTAGCCTTCCAGCGTTTCGCCCATCCCTGCCGCATCGCATCGACAATATACTTGGAATCAGAATACAGCGTCACCTGACAGGCCTGCTTCAGCAACTTCAAGCCCACAATCGCCGCCATCATTTCCATACGATTATTCGTCGTCCGCCGGAACCCTCCTGAGATTTCTTTCCGGAAATCCCGATAAATCAGAACCGTTCCATAGCCCCCCGGCCCCGGATTTCCCTTACAGGCCCCATCTGTGTAAATGGTCACTGACTTCATACTCATCAAACCCACTCCCATGTCCAAGTGTTAATATTTAATCTCTCAACTCTCGCAATAACGTCGGCCGTTTCGCCATCTGGGCCGGATCCGGTAATTGTACCTGGCCATATTCCTCCTCAATGGGGCCAAACAACTGCCAAACTTCCGCCTCAAAGCGTTGACGACTAAAACAGTCTCCCCGACGGCGGGCGGCTTCCTGCAAGGGGGGCCAAGTCTCCGGTTGACAACAGAGATCATAGGTCATTTGCACCAATTCATCCAGAGACTCCAGCAAAAACCCCGACGTCCCCGCTTCCACAATCTCCGGCTGTCCCCCCCCTCGAAACACCAGGGGAATACAGCCATTTTGCATCGCTTCTACGGTCGCCATGCCAAAATGTTCAAATCGTTCGGGATGGGTTTCGTCTAATCCGCACAAATGCCAAAAGAGAGCGGCTTTTTTATAAATAGTTTGCAAGCGTTCTAAGGACACATTGACCTCTAACTCAATGGGGAGTTCTGCCTGTTTGATTTGTTTTTCTAAGCCTTGGAGATAACTATTTTTCTTGGGACTCCCCCCCACTAATACTAAACGCCAACCCTTCATGGTTTGAGGATGAGCAGAATAGAGTCGTTGAAAGGCTTGTATCATCTCTTGCTGTTTCTTCATTCCCCCCGGTTCAAAGCGTCCTACCGCCAAGATGAGGTTTTCTTTAGGAATCGGGTTAGAGGAATCGGGTTTAGTCT harbors:
- a CDS encoding AAA family ATPase — encoded protein: MDRSTLSALNRAIERHNPFIGLAALEEADLWRGHLPDCPSPHRKAMTLVQSALNELEGGKRVCSLVILGEMGTGKTHFLAQVRQKLQLTGQVAFIYIDVQQFQDSTTIRQVLLNAIAYSLSRKGPSGFMQWQELASALATQALESLDTQVKELTPEMAIRRLRGQPQDRNRHWVDRVAEGFFKLRPDIGDPDVVRAILWTLAPAQAPFARKWLGGRSLAAWKLDELGLPQRQGESRESRAAELLEEILHLLGDWKPLVVAFDRLDGEEFEETDEDALEEEWDMRVPLGAMVRLSQSLRALRCHHGTVVLSVMDPETWERIVQPMLGRMTRHLSDRADPLELPEADETVVRAVIRAWLRQFYRDRQLVPPSPLYPFDDSQLKALAREGSDLHDAIEWCAENFRPVENDPLERVTQAFERSLTQVQGSEQMTETLVMEALGVGFESLVGTTLDGVEIRSVEQRPSGTSQRRKSLDLKIVASERGQELRVGVMVVFDERGQRVGNRLRTLCDFEEFGLTRGFLLRPFSCEIPPTWKARDWLERLETTGGGWLDLSVEAIAPLLALLQVLKQRQEWGLSKSRILGFAGSKGLVTGNPLIRELLRPSNPEAIAPNPKADGTPDSRYSSHQPSSDIER
- the folP gene encoding dihydropteroate synthase, whose amino-acid sequence is MVRYCNPRLTIRDRPFVWGDRTYIMGVLNVTPDSFSDGGEFVSLQNALNQAQHLETSGADILDIGGQSTRPGAEEVSLKTEIQRVVPLIEALRSHSNCPISVDTYRAGVAAAALDAGADIINDVSGGTADPEMLPLIGERQVPAILMHMRGTPKTMQSLTEYEDVVAEVAQKLQQHIHAAIACGVSPNQLILDPGIGFAKTQEQNLHLLRQLPRFHSLGYPLLLGVSRKSFIGRILDRPEPKDRLWGTAAACTAAIASGADILRVHDLPAMSDVARVADVLVRPHSTL
- the rnhA gene encoding ribonuclease HI, whose amino-acid sequence is MSMKSVTIYTDGACKGNPGPGGYGTVLIYRDFRKEISGGFRRTTNNRMEMMAAIVGLKLLKQACQVTLYSDSKYIVDAMRQGWAKRWKAKGWWRNKKERAKNPDLWEELLRLSEFHQVEFVWVKGHAGNKENECCDRLAVAASKAADLPADEIFERGEA